The Pseudochaenichthys georgianus chromosome 20, fPseGeo1.2, whole genome shotgun sequence genomic interval actagatcacctacacatcagttaagttgagggtttattccatgcaaaaagttacatttagatatttagcaatatgactttgtcagctttctaatttaatgtattgaaggcaaagatatttaacacatagtgagaactgctactatttatctctcaatattgtctgtaaaaatgtagtaacagttattctttcagtgagacaacagagcaagcttctacagttgcactacgttttgtaacagttaaatattattttgataataacatatatttcaatgttgatgaacttcatactgttcattcataatctgattgctcactgttcaaataaaaaaaaaccattacaattacaaaataattatatctacaccccctaaacacacaaacacaccgctttcataaataacacacttgttctgcaataatatgttttatgtttcctgtcatttttgttaggaaaggacatgcctgaaagacacgacattttctccttctctgagggtcaagaagaacatccaagagtatcattaaaagctgatgttatgagattttaagaccagtacaggacattcactaagaaactacttttattgtaaaaacagtcagctgattgaatgcagctatttccacatctacactccatccgctgattatttctatttgcctttctaactttatgagcttcacatcacttgtgccttgtaccgcagagtttgcaacgtcacaaataaatggggccaatcttcagttagatgtgaatgtgtaatctaacattttcagtaagaataatggacaaaaggaatgcaaatacaaatacaatttattgatatgtgaaccaaaagttaatcaaatgttttaaataaaaagcacatatggacagaaggtgtaaacctattaaatgtataagtaaacacatttagtcaaataacgtgacagactaggcctgtgcagttggtatcagctttgcccagcatgggctccttcatcagccctggtcctcctcactgaggaaagaccctcagtcctctccaaaccaacagacaggacgtccatcacacggaggtttctccctgaagtctctgctgctctctggacaccaggctgtctcaatccgtccacactgaatatgagaggggaaaaatgaaaataataaatgctttagacaataagaaacataaagttgactgttgagttgctcagtttttttagattgtcaatactattactgtataactaatatctcaggttaagaggcacattcaaataaagattggtctttaaatacattttgtcttttgaattgtttgtctactctaaagtcaaggatctagaactggtacttagtttgaataatacagtctggttattatgctgtttggaggaggcctcacaggtaagagcactaactagctaccatcacatgtaccttagcttgacttaaatgtattaaacgtatagttaagtgatatcaaaatataaataactaatgtcatgcaaacattaatatttgcttgattccagtgttgaatttagcacaattgcatacaaatgttaaggggttttaagattctgaagtattatgctaaaaactcaataacttagattaatatttatagttttgctgaatagtttcaaggccgcttaccttagaaacgtaaaatacgACGGCAGcttgcagatggggagcatgttagcttagcttggtagcttcagctagctctggaacttccagctcggtggcagcaggtcccgcctcggctccgcctctttgcccttatttggagaaggcgggagttgaattctgacgtcactgttgagccgttagtggccgactccgcctactaagggcttcacggcaactgcagaatcctatgggtgacgtcacggaccctacgtccatttatatatacagtctatggttcacaccaaaaagagccgggactaaaattagttcatgagaacctttttacccccttttcagtccgactttcgtgggagaaaaaggttcctatgtctgattggctgggcggattgcaaaccacgccccgtaaaactcccaaaaagttttgtgaagccgccattttagtatccttgcattagcattattagcattagcattagcccagcgcagaaacgcagagagactaagttatggcaacacaaaataaaacatgggagcggtggagatgaggaggtgtcggcgttctggcgatttactcggaagccagtccccaactccggggacttccggccggggactttgggcggcagtatacgccgtgaagtggtttgcggcctgccagtaaacccaaagcagaagaagaagaagtgacgtcagcggcttcatttgcctaatccacccccagggatttattccggtgtgaacgcgatctgtactatagttcatgagaactaaagagttctcgtgaactaagttctcatgaacctttgtgggaaaagtactgcagtgtgaatgcgcctaatggaaaaaagtgtttccgggcccagcaacctaacggAGGTGTAGTactgccgtttggccacaacgaatattctcatcagagtccggcgcacttcttGGGGGGCTTGAGTGAGACCTACAGTAGCCTACAGAGACGgtttagaaaatatattaatttgaccCTATAGAAAAGCTGTGTTATTTATGGCGAAGAGTTAGTGTCATTTAAAACAATGTATGATGAGTGAGGTTGTGCtcgaaaaaaaattataattaaaatatttgtttagGTTGCCCATATGGTTAATCCGGCCTTGAGTGTACATTTAAGGATGGTTTAAGTTGGCTTCCAATTTCACAGCTTTTAATTTGGACATTAAGCAAAAGTTAGGGGCAGATATATTACTTAATGTTGTAGAACATTTTTGAGATTTATTTTTTGTCATTGCCTTTTCAGGTTCGACTTAAGAAACCTtgtgtttatacctttttaaaTCAGCAATGGTAGGTAGACTCCAGGTAGACTCCAGAGACTGCTTAAAACACAACTCAGATTTGTCATAGCTTTTCCCTATCAAGCTAAGTAGCTGTATCCTTATCAAGTTAAGATGTGATATGGCTGAGAGAATGTTTAAGAAGAGGTTACAATCTGATGGTTTGCAAGATAATAAGGAAGATTGGACATGAGAACATTCACATATCGACATATCTTTCTTGTCCTCCTCTCAGGTTTAGACTCCAGCCCTCGGACTCTGAGCACCCCCAGCCCCGGTCTCATCCTCCCATCCaagtcctcctctctctcctctcctgcccTCTCCAGTAACGGCCATGAGACtcactcctcttcctcctcctctgcccACGCTGAAACCGTCGCCGTGGTCCACTCTCAGCCTGGCACTCACACACGCTCCCGCCAGTCCAAAACCCACCACCACGCCCTCGTTGACCTCCTCCCTGACCTCACCTTTCTGCAGATCTTCTCCCACCTCCCCACCAATCAGCTGTGCCGCTGCGCTCGAGTATGCCGCCGCTGGTACAATCTGGCGTGGGACCCGAGGCTGTGGAGCACTGTACGGCTAACGGGGGAGCTTCTCCATGCCGACCGCGCCATCAGGGTGCTGACCCACCGGCTGTGCCAGGACACCCCCAACGTGTGTCTGACCCTGGAGACGGTGGTGGTGAACGGCTGCAAAAGGCTCACCGACCGGGGGCTTCATGTGTTGGCTCAGTGCTGCCCGGAGCTCCGTCGCCTGGAGGTCGCTGGCTGTTACAACATCTCCAACGATGCTGTGTTTGAGGTGGTGTCCCGCTGTCCTGGCCTGGAACACCTAAACCTCTCAGGTACAAAGAAGTCACCTAATCAATCATAATGTCTTGAAACAGACCAATATGACAAATGGTTTTAAGATAGGTACAGCAtgtgacaccctctgtccttttaATATAGCAAGGAAAACTCCCCAAAATAAACCCAACAATAAAAATTGAAGGAACTTCACGAAAGCCAAGGATAGAGATCCGTCTCCCAGGAAGATAGATTGGTAATATATGTGAGGTTACAGAATAAAAACATAGTAAAATTACAAGATAGACcaagggtgtcaaactcaatttcattgtgggccacattagcattatggttgcactcaaagttGTCACTTtaaaactatataaatatatgtatatagcctaatataagtaatgtattattacattatgtgctctgcattggattattatcagttctggtaataacttcatacataactacgtctgaaagcagaagtctagggcaaataattgaaagcaaatattcaacaattacaccaattgtattgtatattatattctttgcaagctcttgcgggccacataaaatgaggtCGGATTTGGCccgtttgacacccctgacatAGACAATCTAAATGGTACAATTATATATGAAAAATAAGGATCAAGGCAATGTCATAAAGCTTCCAGCCGGCAAAACAAACCATGGCTGTCCTTCAGAACCTCTGCAAAAAATCTATAGCATCTTATCTAGCCTATTACACAATACCACGATTGGTGTCTAATGGTTGGCTCTTCTAGAATTATTACTACTACCCTATATCACGCACATGTGTGGATGTACCTCTCTTCAATCCCTCTCTTCATTTCCACTGGAGCTGGTGAAATCATTAGAGGAGCAGGAGAAGCTCTGCCAACCTTAAGCTCCCATGTGGGAGAAGAAAGGCTTTCTTAGCTGAAAGCAAAACTTACCTCAACGCGAGTAAGGAGAGGGGTCTGCTGCTTTCATTAAGGAAGTGACACAAATAACATTGACTTGGACTGGACTCTGCGGCAGAGCAGAGTCTGCACCATTAGCATCAGGAAGTGAGCCCTTTGTTGTAAAAATAGACTTTAAAGAAAATTGTGGTTCTCTTTGAAAGGAATACAATCATGAAAatcaagtgttttttttatctgGTAAGGACATCGGCCttagattatttatttttttagaaaACCGACCACAATAATTGGTTTTCTTGAATGCACTCATGCTACTAGCTACAGGCATGCAGCCAAATACAGCAGGTTTTACTCTGGCGCCCTCCAGTGGCAGGGCATAGAGCTTCAAAAGTGGAATTTTGCTAAAGAAAAGTTAGTCTTAAAACAAAACCCACTTTGTTCTTGCTGTAGTTATTCCTCCTGTTGCCTCTGGCAATAAATAATTTTAGCATTCAGAATAAGCAGTCTGTATTGTAAGTCCTTTTAAGTTTGAAATTACACCTCCAAAATGAATTGGTCATGTGAACATCTGTGAACTTATCCTTTAAACAAAAACAATCTCCTTGTCAGAAACCAATTGCCTTTGAGCTGACAACCTCtgcttcctcttcctccaggCTGTTCCAAGGTCACATGTATCAGCCTTACCCAGGAGGCTTCCCTGCAGCTGTCCCCTCTTCACGGCCAGCAGATCTCCATCCACTACCTGGACATGACAGATTGTTTTTCCCTGGAGGACGAGGGCTTGCGAACTATCGCCTCGCACTGCCCCCGCCTGACACATCTGTATTTGCGCCGCTGCATCAGACTGACGGATGAAGCCTTGCGCCACCTGGCTCTCCACTGCCCATCAATAAAGGAGCTAAGTCTCAGTGACTGCCGCCTGGTGGGGGATTTCGGCCTGCGTGAAGTCGCCCGCCTGGAGGGCTGCCTTCGCTACCTGAGTGTGGCCCACTGCACCCGTATAACTGATGTAGGCATGCGCTACGTGGCTCGATATTGCCCTAGACTGCGTTATTTGAATGCCAGAGGTTGCGAGGGGCTGACAGACCACGGTATGAGCCACTTGGCCAGGAGCTGCCCCAAACTCAAGTCCCTGGACGTGGGTAAGTGCCCGCTTGTGTCGGACAGCGGGTTGGAGCAGCTGGCTATGTACTGCCAAGGCCTGAGAAGAATGAGCCTCAGAGCGTGCGAGAGTGTGACAGGCCGAGGACTCAAAGCTCTGGCTGCCAACTGCTGCGAGCTGCAGCTTCTCAACGTGCAGGACTGCGAGGTGTCGCCAGAGGCTCTGCGCTTCGTGAGACGCCACTGCCGGCGCTGCGTCATCGAGCACACAAACCCTGCTTTCTACTGAAAGAAGGCAGGGGAGTTATTGGACTGACAAGTGGATGTTCCAATATTCCCTGCTCCGGAGTTGGCAGAGTTCAGAGGCCGATGCGTCAGAACTGGTGTGCAATACTGGCCAGAAATTGACTCTTTAATTCCGCTTGGTGGCTGTTAGGGCTGAGATTACTTCCATAGACTGTATTTAACCTATTTATCTGTAAAAAGGCAGAGAAGTGTTTCAGTATTTGACTTTTCTCGACATCACACATTACAATGTAACAACATGAGCACTTGGTACAGTTGTGTTACCATGTAAAAGCAATGAAATATATTGTATTTCAACACCATACGGCCTTAGAATATCATAATCATTCATTACTGCATCTATTTATAAACAGGTTCAGATTAAACCACTGAGATGTACCTACAAATATGATTTGGCGACTTAAATTTGCAGTTTCACTTTTGTTATGTTGCATATGCACTTTATGCAATCGTGTTGACAATCACTTCAACTGAGCTcatcctgtttttttttttcatttcctgTATATTAAACTATTAGCCAGAGATTTTTGACAGCCAAATAGAAACAAACTGTTGTTGGGAATAAACACATTGCTGCTATAACTGTGCCAATAAACGTCTTCAAAATCCAACTGTGGGTGTTTAACTGAACTCCTCTTCACAGTTAGAGGATTTAAGCCAGCACATGTTTGTGAGTCATTAAGGTAACTGAGTAAATATCCAGGATAACCATATATGGATGTTTTGaggagtgcgtgtgtgtgtgtgtgtgtgtgtgtgtgtgtgtgtgtgtgtgtgtgtgtgtgtgtgtgtgtgtgtgtgtgtgtgtgtgtgtgtgtgtgtgtgtgtgtgtgtgtgtgtgtgtgtgtgtgtgtgtgtgtgtgtgtgtgtgtgtgtgtgtgtgtgtgtgtgtgtgtgtgtgtgtgtgtgtgtgtgtgtgtgtgtgtgcttgtaacCTTAGACGGTGGTGAACACACCTGTCTACAAGGTATCATTCAGATATAAATATCAACTTTGCACTCTGGTTTTAAGGCTTCAGAGTTATTTAAGTGTGTATGTAAGTCATTATTCCTGCAGTTATAGTTCCTGTCAGCTATGGGAAACCTTCTCCTCCACCTGTTCCTTATTGTTGTGCTCCTGCAGTGTTCCTTGGCTCAAGCACAACACAAAGTAAAACCAGATCATCTCCAAACTGATCGAAATGACTTTTAATCATATTTGTTTTGATACCTTCTGTGTATTAGAGAGCTCTGGACCTGAAGTGACTCTAAAATCTGGCACTGTGCGAGGACATTACACAGCAGTGAAAGGTGTAGAGCAGCAGGTTGAGGAGTATTTAGGCATCCCATTCGCTCATCCACCTGTGGGGCCCTTGAGGTTTGCTGCCCCCCAGCCAGCTGAGCCCTGAGATGGGGAGAGGGATGCAACTAAAATGCCTAAAATGTGAGTACAGTATACACAAGGGTTGTTGTTGGAGCCCCTGTATCTTAATATAATCTCTTACTAATTGGTCTTTAATCTTCCTTAAACAATTAGGAGGGTTCTTGAGGTTTACATTACgctacatttcatttcaattcAATTTACTGACAGTAAAAGCGAATAACCATACGCTTAGATTACTTACCTTAGACAAATTGTCTATTTTAAGACAAAGAGAATCCAAGTACTGTTTTTTCTATAAGAAGTAAAACAAGTTTGATTTAAACAAAAATCAGTACACAACAAATGATAGTGCACATAAAAATGTGCAGGTCAGGGTTAGGGTCAAGACTTTGTGTCATCAAAGCGAAGTATCATGGTCTATGATCATATTCTGCTTTTATGAAGAAATATCTGAACTATACATGTCCTTAACCTATAAACACACAATATTAATGTAGTTTGATTATCAGCCTCATTGCTAACGTCAAGGGGATTTTGGATGAGGTTTTCTACTCCTAAAACAGAACAGAGAACTTCCTGTTTCACTTTGGTTCTCTGTAGCATATCTGCAAAACTAATAATATTCCCATCAGCCTCAGTTGTGGTTTGTGTTAAGTGCTAGTTGGGAAAAGTTGTTGATCGCACACGAAACTAATGTGGTTTACGTGGTCAACATTATACGTGCTAAACAACAGCATGTAGCTCAAAATAATCATGgcttaaatcagactttctGTGTCTGCAGGATACAGCACCTGTGGAGGAAGCGTGGAAAACATTCCCACTGACGTATCCATCAGTAGAAATATCCGAGGACTGCCTTTATCTTAATGTGTACAGACCTACTGGGACTGTCTCAGGAGACAAACTGCCTGTTAGTTCACATGCACAGCACACATATAATGACTCAGCAGAATATGCAACAGTAATAAAATATGGCAGTACTGATCAGCTGCATGGAGTGAATGAGTGTAGCGGAATGAATGGAAAACAGGCATTTGCTTAAAACTCAATCATACAAAGATCACAGAGACTGTGTTCAGTTTGAGTAAtttgggtttgtttgttttccagGTGATGGTGTGGATCCATGGGGGAGGCCTGGCTGCAGGGTTGTGGTTGTAATTCAGTATCACCTTAGTATTTTGGGATTCCTAAGGTACGTTTCAGACTCAGATACATTTAACATTTTCGGTTTATCGTCCAAAAACGTGTTTAAATAGGAAACATAAGGTGTCAAATCATCATAAAtagttatttaaataaaaaacagccTTAGTAGTTCATCATAAAGTTAGTTATTAAGCGATAATACAGATGTACAAGTCATTTGCCATTTTAAAAAACAGTTAGTAATTGTAGTTCCTTCTGTTTGCCAGTAGAGGTCTCTAGAGGTCCTAGATATCTCTGCGCTCCTGATGCTAACATGAGGTGAAAGTAGGCTATAATGTTGTGGCATTAATATCCCTCCACCATAATGTATTGTTTGCTGTTTTAAAAAAGCACGGGTGACCAGCATGCACCTGGTAACTGCAGGGGCTTCCTGGATCAAATAGACGGCCTTCAGTGGGTTCGTGGCAACATAACGGCCTTTAATGGAGACCCTAATTCAGTGACCATCTTTGGACAATCTGCAGGTGGCATCAGTGTCTCTATGCTGGTGAGATAAAGGTGAATAATTCACTTAATATATGGAATACAGACTTGTAACACATGTTTCTGTGCAGGTACTGTCTCCATTAGTTGAGGATTTATTCCACAAAACTATCGCCATGAGTGGAGTGGCACCACTGGAAGCTCATTACGCCAGCAATCCACTGGCTATTGCTCAGGTACTACAACTGATAATAactgataataataatttacTTTTCCCTGATATTATTCCACCAATCCCTCCTGCAGATGATAGCCAATCTGTCTGACTGTGAGAGCAGCAACAGTAAGAAGCTTGTCGAGTGTATCAAAGGCCGGTCTGAGGAGGAAATACTGAGCGCCATGAAGAAGGTACAATAAGCAGTTTATTGTTTTTTAATTTCCTAACATTTCGGAGAAGTCAGTTGAGCGCCTTTGTAAAGCTGAACAGGGTATTTTTGGTGATTAAAATCAGAAGAAGGGCCCCTAAAacccagtggcgttttctcccggaggccaagggaagccaggctgcCCCTGTTTTTTCgtattgtagttataatttaaacaaataaataaaaacactttgttttgtttctgtaattcTCCTTTCATGTGTGTTCCTGCCGGAccgtctctccgtctctcccccattctcattgagtattttacaaagagtgaaacagcgcccctctagatgtcatggtgaaacagtagattgcattcactgttgcgagaggaggccagcagaATCTAgtttcccttggtgaaaaaaaattgagggattaaccaatcagatgaggcccacgtgatgcccctgccaacctgtgattggtcagggccatgccagggGAAGCTAGCCGCCTCTAGCTTCCCTTCAGGGGCGGCTGGCGATTTGATTGGACACTGCCATCCAATCACATCAACATCAATTTTAATACGGTAACTGtcatcaccgccgttagaaattATCAAGCAAATGAAGCATTATGGAGGGAGGAGATTTGGCGTACTTAATTAAGCATAACTTCACTAAACTTctgctacagcagcaactaaaaatTAAAGCAGATGGCAGGACAACGCCCACATTCGAGCTGTGTACACAGAGGAATAAGGGATCTAATCGGACGTTCAATGAGGACAATTATGTCCGCACGGAGTGGCTAACTGGAAGCGCTAAACTTCAGCGTCTATTTTGCTGGCCATGTCTTCTTTTTGACAAGGGTTCGTGCTCCCTGAACAATCCTTGGGCAACTTCAGGATTCATCGACCTTGCCAACCTGTCACGGGCAATTGAGAGGCACGGTAAATCTAAAAATGATATATAttgcagcctgtcctcctacaaaaaacgaccaaataggtcgattgtttaagcacctagattacgacccatagccacgttttaaagtgtagcacctctagtggtcgtgtaagaaacaacatgctcccgtttatttacaaataaccctctctggaaaatcctaaattgtagaacagtttggccattaaaatgctttttgattagatttctagcgagaagtgtatattgtacttttagaatccacgtccagtggatgtgtaggatctatagtttgatagatattacgaagatgatttgaggtctcgccaggataacgtgtatatgcggcagcttccatgtaaagttagcgtgggtgaaaacagtatttccggtctcgaagttttcataataaaaccggatatattcccctcactgtcaaatgattacacagtgatatctgcattactcatccactaaaaaacatcagtttatccttgttaattacacactattgattggtttaaatggtgtacaatgcttttgtgtttttaaccttcgagtcagagaaacaaatagttttttaggagtttagacactacagtttccgaagacactacactacccagaatccccagctatcgtttgggactacaacatccgccttgctttacaaaccccgtgattagtcatcaagccctgtgattggatgttggagtggcagtgcgacaaggttacgc includes:
- the LOC117465746 gene encoding F-box/LRR-repeat protein 7-like, producing the protein MGANNGKQYGSEGKGSSSISSDISSSTDHTPTKAPKNVATTEGLDSSPRTLSTPSPGLILPSKSSSLSSPALSSNGHETHSSSSSSAHAETVAVVHSQPGTHTRSRQSKTHHHALVDLLPDLTFLQIFSHLPTNQLCRCARVCRRWYNLAWDPRLWSTVRLTGELLHADRAIRVLTHRLCQDTPNVCLTLETVVVNGCKRLTDRGLHVLAQCCPELRRLEVAGCYNISNDAVFEVVSRCPGLEHLNLSGCSKVTCISLTQEASLQLSPLHGQQISIHYLDMTDCFSLEDEGLRTIASHCPRLTHLYLRRCIRLTDEALRHLALHCPSIKELSLSDCRLVGDFGLREVARLEGCLRYLSVAHCTRITDVGMRYVARYCPRLRYLNARGCEGLTDHGMSHLARSCPKLKSLDVGKCPLVSDSGLEQLAMYCQGLRRMSLRACESVTGRGLKALAANCCELQLLNVQDCEVSPEALRFVRRHCRRCVIEHTNPAFY